In Flavobacterium sp. CS20, a single window of DNA contains:
- a CDS encoding TonB-dependent receptor: MNKINFISFLFFIIFSSANAQDCNLSLKGYVIDLHDNSVLENAVVKIKNINQYVLTNNKGFYQLDDLCPGEYELTVSHVQCQTQTKEVVLNENKTINFSLEHHLESLNEVLIKGELYNSKDKSAISAQISHETIDQFSNATLGDAISTLPGVSSLNTGNTIVKPVIQGLHSSRVLIINNNVRMEDQQWGVDHAPNIDINSAANITVIKGSSALEYGGDAIGGVIIAEPQKAPVKDTLMGKTILTGASNGRGGNVSTNLLKAYKNGLYFKAQGSFKRMGNLETPDYILSNTGMKEQNFALGFGLNKINYGFDAFYSRFDTEIGILRASHIGNVGDLVNAINSQEPSFTDDFTYNINEPKQDVVHQLFKVNAFKKFKNFGQLDIQYAYQNNRRKEFDVRRGNRSGIPALDLELQTHNLITKLKYDRSDNFSSKIGVELTYQDNFPNPDTGVRRLIPDYEMYKIAGFWTANYQASDDLFFNAGVRYDFTNIDAQKFYRLSRWEERNYQADFADIIVQDFGSQLLTNPNFDYHNVSANLGMQYNFNNWEWNTNIGTASRAPNPSELFSDGLHHSIANIEVGDLRIDSEQSYKISTQIKRKFNNWQFDVSTYYNFIDDYILLEPNGIEQTIRGAFPVFEYRQTNARLFGVDVNVDYQFNNDLSLNSNFAYVNGKDTSRNRALINMPPANWQNSINYHIQKWHNLNLYLSSQLVFEQTRFPDDNFTTPILNTETGDFEQTLVNISQPPEAYHLMNFRAEMPFQLSFAELQIALSVHNIFDTNYRSYLNRQRFYADEIGRNFVLQLKLNY; this comes from the coding sequence ATGAATAAGATAAATTTTATTTCATTTCTTTTTTTTATTATTTTTTCGTCAGCTAATGCACAAGATTGCAATTTAAGCTTAAAAGGTTATGTGATTGATTTACACGATAATTCTGTATTAGAAAATGCTGTGGTCAAAATCAAAAACATCAATCAATACGTTTTAACCAACAATAAAGGCTTTTATCAACTCGATGACCTTTGTCCTGGCGAGTATGAACTTACAGTTTCTCATGTGCAATGTCAAACTCAAACAAAAGAAGTCGTTTTGAATGAAAACAAAACGATAAATTTTTCATTAGAACATCATTTAGAAAGTCTCAATGAAGTTTTGATTAAAGGAGAACTCTACAATTCTAAAGATAAATCTGCCATTTCAGCTCAAATATCGCACGAAACTATAGACCAATTTAGTAATGCTACACTTGGCGATGCTATTTCTACTTTGCCTGGTGTTTCGTCTTTAAACACAGGAAACACAATTGTAAAGCCCGTTATTCAAGGTCTGCACAGCTCTCGTGTATTGATTATCAACAACAACGTGAGGATGGAAGATCAGCAATGGGGCGTTGATCACGCACCAAACATCGATATCAATTCAGCGGCTAATATTACGGTTATCAAAGGTAGTTCAGCCCTTGAATATGGTGGCGATGCTATCGGTGGCGTGATTATTGCCGAGCCTCAAAAAGCCCCAGTAAAAGATACCTTGATGGGAAAAACCATCCTTACAGGAGCAAGCAACGGACGTGGCGGAAATGTTTCGACAAACTTGTTAAAGGCATATAAAAACGGTTTGTATTTTAAAGCTCAAGGCAGTTTTAAACGTATGGGAAATCTTGAAACTCCAGACTATATATTATCAAATACAGGTATGAAAGAGCAAAATTTTGCTTTAGGATTTGGCTTGAACAAAATCAACTATGGGTTTGATGCCTTTTACTCAAGATTTGATACAGAAATTGGCATTCTAAGGGCTTCACATATCGGCAATGTTGGCGACTTAGTCAATGCTATCAATAGCCAAGAACCTAGTTTTACTGACGACTTCACATACAATATCAATGAACCCAAGCAAGATGTCGTTCACCAACTGTTTAAAGTAAACGCTTTTAAAAAGTTCAAAAACTTTGGACAACTCGATATACAATACGCTTACCAAAACAATAGGCGTAAAGAGTTTGACGTCAGACGAGGTAATCGCTCGGGAATACCTGCTTTAGATTTAGAACTTCAAACGCACAATTTGATCACTAAATTAAAATACGATAGGTCTGACAATTTTTCTTCTAAAATAGGAGTTGAATTGACTTATCAAGACAATTTTCCTAATCCTGATACTGGCGTAAGACGATTGATACCCGATTACGAAATGTATAAAATAGCAGGTTTTTGGACAGCCAACTATCAAGCTTCTGACGATTTATTTTTTAATGCAGGTGTTCGATATGATTTCACAAATATTGATGCCCAAAAGTTTTACCGTTTGAGCCGTTGGGAAGAACGCAACTATCAAGCCGATTTTGCAGACATTATTGTTCAAGATTTTGGCTCTCAACTTTTAACTAATCCAAATTTTGATTATCATAATGTTTCAGCCAATTTGGGGATGCAATATAATTTTAATAACTGGGAATGGAACACCAATATCGGTACGGCTTCTCGAGCACCAAATCCTTCAGAATTGTTTAGTGATGGTTTACACCACAGTATAGCCAATATAGAAGTTGGTGATTTGAGAATTGATAGCGAGCAATCTTATAAAATTTCAACGCAAATCAAACGAAAATTTAACAATTGGCAGTTTGATGTTTCAACGTATTATAATTTTATTGATGATTATATTCTGCTTGAACCCAACGGAATTGAACAAACCATTAGAGGCGCTTTTCCCGTTTTTGAATACAGACAAACCAATGCCAGACTATTTGGTGTAGATGTGAATGTTGACTATCAGTTTAACAACGATTTATCACTGAACTCAAATTTTGCCTATGTCAATGGCAAGGACACATCAAGAAACAGAGCTTTAATCAATATGCCACCAGCGAATTGGCAAAATAGCATTAATTATCATATCCAAAAATGGCATAATTTGAATTTGTATTTGAGCAGTCAATTGGTGTTTGAGCAAACCCGTTTTCCAGATGATAATTTCACAACCCCTATTCTCAATACAGAAACAGGTGATTTTGAACAAACGCTTGTCAACATAAGTCAGCCGCCAGAGGCTTATCACTTGATGAATTTTAGAGCTGAGATGCCTTTTCAACTCAGTTTTGCAGAGCTTCAAATTGCGCTTAGTGTCCATAATATTTTTGATACCAATTATAGAAGCTATTTGAATAGACAACGATTTTATGCTGATGAAATCGGGAGAAACTTTGTATTACAACTCAAACTCAATTACTAA